One genomic region from Sander lucioperca isolate FBNREF2018 chromosome 3, SLUC_FBN_1.2, whole genome shotgun sequence encodes:
- the cmtm3 gene encoding CKLF-like MARVEL transmembrane domain-containing protein 3: MGDIEAPNSNRPHQNVLLSVLPSKEFASSRKGMLLIAEVALSFISFVCFAASTAAAFVTVPLLEFLAALFLMFAYSTKFNERFKGFLWPLMDFLRCVTASIIFFIISIIAVSKYVDGSSKAAGIFGFIATIVFALDFYLIFNELATFLKQGGGESNEEPSRQQDEFSDSDSD, from the exons atGGGGGACATCGAGGCTCCCAACTCGAATCGGCCGCACCAGAATGTCCTTCTCTCTGTTCTTCCGAGCAAAGAGTTCGCCTCCTCAAGGAAAGGAATGCTGCTTATTGCCGAAGTG GCACTATCCTTTATATCATTTGTGTGTTTCGCGGCATCCACAGCAGCAGCCTTTGTGACAGTTCCCCTGCTGGAGTTCCTGGCAGCTCTCTTCTTGATGTTCGCTTACTCCACCAAATTCAATGAGAGGTTTAAAGGCTTCCTCTGGCCTCTTATG GATTTCTTGAGATGTGTGACCGCCTCCATTATCTTTTTCATCATCTCAATAATTGCAGTGTCCAAATATGTGGACGGTTCCTCTAAGGCTGCTGGG ATATTTGGGTTCATTGCCACCATCGTTTTCGCTTTAGACTTTTACCTAATTTTTAATGAGCTGGCCACTTTCCTGAAGCAAGGCGGAGGGGAGTCCAATGAAGAGCCATCAAGACAGCAAG ATGAGTTTTCAGACTCTGATTCAGACTGA
- the LOC116034036 gene encoding proteolipid protein 2, with protein MSEDHNRTTTMEVDTAFIKSKRGILKVAELVTLFVAFVCFVVAATPKYIAATVLEFLITSLLLLLYMFKVNKKLTFFFWPLIDVFNSVFAAVYFIVLSLVALTTYTVTGTLVGGIVGLMSTGLLCVDSYMLFKNITFNNRRSETQDQDNQ; from the exons ATGTCAGAGGACCATAATAGAACAACAACCATGGAGGTGGACACTGCTTTTATCAAATCCAAGAGGGGGATCCTGAAAGTAGCAGAGCTG gtgactctgtttgtggcaTTTGTATGTTTCGTTGTAGCAGCCACACCAAAGTACATTGCAGCCACAGTGTTGGAGTTTCTGATCACTTCCCTCCTGTTGCTGCTGTACATGTTCAAAGTCAACAAGAAGctgactttctttttttggcCTCTCATT GATGTTTTTAATTCAGTGTTTGCAGCGGTTTATTTTATTGTCTTGAGCctggtggcattgactacatacACTGTCACAGGCACACTGGTTGGAGGG ATAGTTGGTTTAATGTCAACTGGGCTGCTGTGTGTGGACAGCTACATGCTTttcaaaaacatcacattcaacaATCGAAGAAGTGAAACCCAGGATCAAGACAACCAATGA
- the galns gene encoding N-acetylgalactosamine-6-sulfatase isoform X1, translated as MRVMSTVTLTLFCAIICCSLTEKRSNVSSPNIIIMLMDDMGWGDLGVFGQPSKETPNLDAMAAQGMLLPNFYTANPLCSPSRAALLTGRLPVRNGFYTTNAHARNAYTPQEIVGGISKDEILIPQMLKKKGYVSKIVGKWHLGHRPQYLPLEKGFDEWFGAPDCHFGPYNSSIRPNIPVYNNSEMLGRYYEEFKIDRTSGESNLTQMYLLEGLDFILRQTEDQRPFFLYWAADATHAPVYASKRFLGKSQRARYGDAVMELDYSVGQILSLLRSLGIENNTFVFFTSDNGAALVSGPKESGSNGPFLCGKQTTFEGGMREPAIAWWPGHIKGGTVNFQLANVMDLFTTSLAVAGISPPDDRALDGLDLTPVLLNCPHTLQNRPIFYYRGNELMAVRLGQYKAHYWTWSNSWEEFKNGINFCPGQEVQGVTTHDQKEHTLQPIIFHLGRDPGEKFPISSLLTTQPLSLCIHIHWDCSPPSYVLTKEYQDVLSRISPVVEQHKKTLVPGVPQLNMCDLAVMNWAPAGCEKLGKCLKVPKSEPWKCDWPH; from the exons ATGCGAGTGATGTCTACTGTAACTCTTACTCTCTTTTGTGCAATAATATGTTGTTCCTTGACAGAAAAGCGATCAAATGTTTCATCTCCAAACATTATTATCATGCTCATGGATGAC ATGGGTTGGGGGGACTTGGGGGTGTTTGGCCAGCCGTCTAAAGAAACTCCCAACCTGGATGCCATGGCTGCTCAAGGCATGCTGCTTCCAAATTTCTACACTGCGAACCCACTCTGTTCCCCAT CCAGAGCTGCACTTCTCACCGGGAGGCTGCCTGTCAGAAACGGTTTCTACACCACGAATGCCCACGCCAGAAACG CATACACACCACAGGAGATAGTGGGAGGAATCTCTAAGGATGAGATTTTGATACCCCAGATGCTGAAGAAAAAGGGCTACGTCAGCAAGATAGTTGGCAAATG GCATCTGGGCCACAGGCCGCAGTACCTGCCTCTGGAGAAGGGTTTTGATGAATGGTTTGGTGCACCAGACTGCCACTTTGGCCCTTACAACAGCAGCATCAGACCCAACATCCCTGTCTACAACAACTCTGAGATGCTTGGCAG ATACTATGAGGAGTTTAAGATTGACAGGACGTCTGGAGAGTCCAACCTCACGCAAATGTACTTGCTG GAAGGTCTTGACTTCATACTCCGTCAGACTGAGGACCAAAGGCCTTTCTTCCTCTACTGGGCTGCCGATGCCACTCACGCCCCTGTCTATGCCTCCAAACGCTTCCTAGGGAAGAGCCAACGAGCCCG GTATGGTGATGCAGTGATGGAGCTAGACTACAGCGTCGGTCAGATATTGTCATTGCTGCGGAGTCTGGGCATTGAAAATAATACCTTTGTCTTCTTCACCTCAGACAACGGAGCTGCTCTGGTGTCTGGCCCAAAAGAAA GCGGGAGCAACGGGCCGTTCCTCTGTGGGAAGCAGACGACATTTGAAGGGGGCATGAGGGAGCCTGCCATTGCCTGGTGGCCTGGGCACATTAAAGGAGGCACG GTGAATTTCCAGTTAGCCAATGTGATGGACCTGTTCACCACCAGTCTGGCTGTGGCCGGCATCAGCCCTCCTGATGACAGAGCCCTGGATGGACTGGACCTGACACCAGTCCTGCTAAACTgcccacacacactccaaaaCAG GCCGATCTTCTATTACCGTGGGAATGAGCTGATGGCTGTGAGGCTTGGACAATACAAGGCACACTACTGGACCTGGAGCAACTCATGGGAAGAGTTTAAAAAC GGCATCAACTTCTGTCCAGGTCAAGAGGTCCAAGGTGTGACTACTCATGACCAGAAAGAGCACACACTGCAGCCAATCATTTTCCACCTGGGGCGGGATCCTGGGGAAAAGTTCCCCATCAG CTCACTTCTCACCACTCAGCCGCTGTCCCTCTGCATCCACATCCACTGGGACTGTTCTCCTCCATCcta tgttTTGACTAAGGAGTACCAGGATGTGCTGAGCAGGATCTCTCCAGTTGTGGAGCAGCATAAGAAGACCCTGGTGCCGGGTGTTCCCCAGCTCAACATGTGTGACTTGGCGGTGATG AATTGGGCCCCTGCAGGCTGTGAGAAGTTAGGAAAGTGTCTCAAAGTGCCCAAGTCTGAGCCCTGGAAGTGTGACTGGCCACACTGA
- the galns gene encoding N-acetylgalactosamine-6-sulfatase isoform X2 — protein MRVMSTVTLTLFCAIICCSLTEKRSNVSSPNIIIMLMDDMGWGDLGVFGQPSKETPNLDAMAAQGMLLPNFYTANPLCSPSRAALLTGRLPVRNGFYTTNAHARNAYTPQEIVGGISKDEILIPQMLKKKGYVSKIVGKWHLGHRPQYLPLEKGFDEWFGAPDCHFGPYNSSIRPNIPVYNNSEMLGRYYEEFKIDRTSGESNLTQMYLLEGLDFILRQTEDQRPFFLYWAADATHAPVYASKRFLGKSQRARYGDAVMELDYSVGQILSLLRSLGIENNTFVFFTSDNGAALVSGPKESGSNGPFLCGKQTTFEGGMREPAIAWWPGHIKGGTVNFQLANVMDLFTTSLAVAGISPPDDRALDGLDLTPVLLNCPHTLQNRPIFYYRGNELMAVRLGQYKAHYWTWSNSWEEFKNGINFCPGQEVQGVTTHDQKEHTLQPIIFHLGRDPGEKFPISVLTKEYQDVLSRISPVVEQHKKTLVPGVPQLNMCDLAVMNWAPAGCEKLGKCLKVPKSEPWKCDWPH, from the exons ATGCGAGTGATGTCTACTGTAACTCTTACTCTCTTTTGTGCAATAATATGTTGTTCCTTGACAGAAAAGCGATCAAATGTTTCATCTCCAAACATTATTATCATGCTCATGGATGAC ATGGGTTGGGGGGACTTGGGGGTGTTTGGCCAGCCGTCTAAAGAAACTCCCAACCTGGATGCCATGGCTGCTCAAGGCATGCTGCTTCCAAATTTCTACACTGCGAACCCACTCTGTTCCCCAT CCAGAGCTGCACTTCTCACCGGGAGGCTGCCTGTCAGAAACGGTTTCTACACCACGAATGCCCACGCCAGAAACG CATACACACCACAGGAGATAGTGGGAGGAATCTCTAAGGATGAGATTTTGATACCCCAGATGCTGAAGAAAAAGGGCTACGTCAGCAAGATAGTTGGCAAATG GCATCTGGGCCACAGGCCGCAGTACCTGCCTCTGGAGAAGGGTTTTGATGAATGGTTTGGTGCACCAGACTGCCACTTTGGCCCTTACAACAGCAGCATCAGACCCAACATCCCTGTCTACAACAACTCTGAGATGCTTGGCAG ATACTATGAGGAGTTTAAGATTGACAGGACGTCTGGAGAGTCCAACCTCACGCAAATGTACTTGCTG GAAGGTCTTGACTTCATACTCCGTCAGACTGAGGACCAAAGGCCTTTCTTCCTCTACTGGGCTGCCGATGCCACTCACGCCCCTGTCTATGCCTCCAAACGCTTCCTAGGGAAGAGCCAACGAGCCCG GTATGGTGATGCAGTGATGGAGCTAGACTACAGCGTCGGTCAGATATTGTCATTGCTGCGGAGTCTGGGCATTGAAAATAATACCTTTGTCTTCTTCACCTCAGACAACGGAGCTGCTCTGGTGTCTGGCCCAAAAGAAA GCGGGAGCAACGGGCCGTTCCTCTGTGGGAAGCAGACGACATTTGAAGGGGGCATGAGGGAGCCTGCCATTGCCTGGTGGCCTGGGCACATTAAAGGAGGCACG GTGAATTTCCAGTTAGCCAATGTGATGGACCTGTTCACCACCAGTCTGGCTGTGGCCGGCATCAGCCCTCCTGATGACAGAGCCCTGGATGGACTGGACCTGACACCAGTCCTGCTAAACTgcccacacacactccaaaaCAG GCCGATCTTCTATTACCGTGGGAATGAGCTGATGGCTGTGAGGCTTGGACAATACAAGGCACACTACTGGACCTGGAGCAACTCATGGGAAGAGTTTAAAAAC GGCATCAACTTCTGTCCAGGTCAAGAGGTCCAAGGTGTGACTACTCATGACCAGAAAGAGCACACACTGCAGCCAATCATTTTCCACCTGGGGCGGGATCCTGGGGAAAAGTTCCCCATCAG tgttTTGACTAAGGAGTACCAGGATGTGCTGAGCAGGATCTCTCCAGTTGTGGAGCAGCATAAGAAGACCCTGGTGCCGGGTGTTCCCCAGCTCAACATGTGTGACTTGGCGGTGATG AATTGGGCCCCTGCAGGCTGTGAGAAGTTAGGAAAGTGTCTCAAAGTGCCCAAGTCTGAGCCCTGGAAGTGTGACTGGCCACACTGA
- the galns gene encoding N-acetylgalactosamine-6-sulfatase isoform X3 yields the protein MRVMSTVTLTLFCAIICCSLTEKRSNVSSPNIIIMLMDDMGWGDLGVFGQPSKETPNLDAMAAQGMLLPNFYTANPLCSPSRAALLTGRLPVRNGFYTTNAHARNAYTPQEIVGGISKDEILIPQMLKKKGYVSKIVGKWHLGHRPQYLPLEKGFDEWFGAPDCHFGPYNSSIRPNIPVYNNSEMLGRYYEEFKIDRTSGESNLTQMYLLEGLDFILRQTEDQRPFFLYWAADATHAPVYASKRFLGKSQRARYGDAVMELDYSVGQILSLLRSLGIENNTFVFFTSDNGAALVSGPKESGSNGPFLCGKQTTFEGGMREPAIAWWPGHIKGGTVNFQLANVMDLFTTSLAVAGISPPDDRALDGLDLTPVLLNCPHTLQNRPIFYYRGNELMAVRLGQYKAHYWTWSNSWEEFKNGINFCPGQEVQGVTTHDQKEHTLQPIIFHLGRDPGEKFPISSLLTTQPLSLCIHIHWDCSPPS from the exons ATGCGAGTGATGTCTACTGTAACTCTTACTCTCTTTTGTGCAATAATATGTTGTTCCTTGACAGAAAAGCGATCAAATGTTTCATCTCCAAACATTATTATCATGCTCATGGATGAC ATGGGTTGGGGGGACTTGGGGGTGTTTGGCCAGCCGTCTAAAGAAACTCCCAACCTGGATGCCATGGCTGCTCAAGGCATGCTGCTTCCAAATTTCTACACTGCGAACCCACTCTGTTCCCCAT CCAGAGCTGCACTTCTCACCGGGAGGCTGCCTGTCAGAAACGGTTTCTACACCACGAATGCCCACGCCAGAAACG CATACACACCACAGGAGATAGTGGGAGGAATCTCTAAGGATGAGATTTTGATACCCCAGATGCTGAAGAAAAAGGGCTACGTCAGCAAGATAGTTGGCAAATG GCATCTGGGCCACAGGCCGCAGTACCTGCCTCTGGAGAAGGGTTTTGATGAATGGTTTGGTGCACCAGACTGCCACTTTGGCCCTTACAACAGCAGCATCAGACCCAACATCCCTGTCTACAACAACTCTGAGATGCTTGGCAG ATACTATGAGGAGTTTAAGATTGACAGGACGTCTGGAGAGTCCAACCTCACGCAAATGTACTTGCTG GAAGGTCTTGACTTCATACTCCGTCAGACTGAGGACCAAAGGCCTTTCTTCCTCTACTGGGCTGCCGATGCCACTCACGCCCCTGTCTATGCCTCCAAACGCTTCCTAGGGAAGAGCCAACGAGCCCG GTATGGTGATGCAGTGATGGAGCTAGACTACAGCGTCGGTCAGATATTGTCATTGCTGCGGAGTCTGGGCATTGAAAATAATACCTTTGTCTTCTTCACCTCAGACAACGGAGCTGCTCTGGTGTCTGGCCCAAAAGAAA GCGGGAGCAACGGGCCGTTCCTCTGTGGGAAGCAGACGACATTTGAAGGGGGCATGAGGGAGCCTGCCATTGCCTGGTGGCCTGGGCACATTAAAGGAGGCACG GTGAATTTCCAGTTAGCCAATGTGATGGACCTGTTCACCACCAGTCTGGCTGTGGCCGGCATCAGCCCTCCTGATGACAGAGCCCTGGATGGACTGGACCTGACACCAGTCCTGCTAAACTgcccacacacactccaaaaCAG GCCGATCTTCTATTACCGTGGGAATGAGCTGATGGCTGTGAGGCTTGGACAATACAAGGCACACTACTGGACCTGGAGCAACTCATGGGAAGAGTTTAAAAAC GGCATCAACTTCTGTCCAGGTCAAGAGGTCCAAGGTGTGACTACTCATGACCAGAAAGAGCACACACTGCAGCCAATCATTTTCCACCTGGGGCGGGATCCTGGGGAAAAGTTCCCCATCAG CTCACTTCTCACCACTCAGCCGCTGTCCCTCTGCATCCACATCCACTGGGACTGTTCTCCTCCATCctag
- the galns gene encoding N-acetylgalactosamine-6-sulfatase isoform X4: MRVMSTVTLTLFCAIICCSLTEKRSNVSSPNIIIMLMDDMGWGDLGVFGQPSKETPNLDAMAAQGMLLPNFYTANPLCSPSRAALLTGRLPVRNGFYTTNAHARNAYTPQEIVGGISKDEILIPQMLKKKGYVSKIVGKWHLGHRPQYLPLEKGFDEWFGAPDCHFGPYNSSIRPNIPVYNNSEMLGRYYEEFKIDRTSGESNLTQMYLLEGLDFILRQTEDQRPFFLYWAADATHAPVYASKRFLGKSQRARYGDAVMELDYSVGQILSLLRSLGIENNTFVFFTSDNGAALVSGPKESGSNGPFLCGKQTTFEGGMREPAIAWWPGHIKGGTVNFQLANVMDLFTTSLAVAGISPPDDRALDGLDLTPVLLNCPHTLQNRPIFYYRGNELMAVRLGQYKAHYWTWSNSWEEFKNGINFCPGQEVQGVTTHDQKEHTLQPIIFHLGRDPGEKFPISSSSHILLRPHLLLASCSNSFQF; the protein is encoded by the exons ATGCGAGTGATGTCTACTGTAACTCTTACTCTCTTTTGTGCAATAATATGTTGTTCCTTGACAGAAAAGCGATCAAATGTTTCATCTCCAAACATTATTATCATGCTCATGGATGAC ATGGGTTGGGGGGACTTGGGGGTGTTTGGCCAGCCGTCTAAAGAAACTCCCAACCTGGATGCCATGGCTGCTCAAGGCATGCTGCTTCCAAATTTCTACACTGCGAACCCACTCTGTTCCCCAT CCAGAGCTGCACTTCTCACCGGGAGGCTGCCTGTCAGAAACGGTTTCTACACCACGAATGCCCACGCCAGAAACG CATACACACCACAGGAGATAGTGGGAGGAATCTCTAAGGATGAGATTTTGATACCCCAGATGCTGAAGAAAAAGGGCTACGTCAGCAAGATAGTTGGCAAATG GCATCTGGGCCACAGGCCGCAGTACCTGCCTCTGGAGAAGGGTTTTGATGAATGGTTTGGTGCACCAGACTGCCACTTTGGCCCTTACAACAGCAGCATCAGACCCAACATCCCTGTCTACAACAACTCTGAGATGCTTGGCAG ATACTATGAGGAGTTTAAGATTGACAGGACGTCTGGAGAGTCCAACCTCACGCAAATGTACTTGCTG GAAGGTCTTGACTTCATACTCCGTCAGACTGAGGACCAAAGGCCTTTCTTCCTCTACTGGGCTGCCGATGCCACTCACGCCCCTGTCTATGCCTCCAAACGCTTCCTAGGGAAGAGCCAACGAGCCCG GTATGGTGATGCAGTGATGGAGCTAGACTACAGCGTCGGTCAGATATTGTCATTGCTGCGGAGTCTGGGCATTGAAAATAATACCTTTGTCTTCTTCACCTCAGACAACGGAGCTGCTCTGGTGTCTGGCCCAAAAGAAA GCGGGAGCAACGGGCCGTTCCTCTGTGGGAAGCAGACGACATTTGAAGGGGGCATGAGGGAGCCTGCCATTGCCTGGTGGCCTGGGCACATTAAAGGAGGCACG GTGAATTTCCAGTTAGCCAATGTGATGGACCTGTTCACCACCAGTCTGGCTGTGGCCGGCATCAGCCCTCCTGATGACAGAGCCCTGGATGGACTGGACCTGACACCAGTCCTGCTAAACTgcccacacacactccaaaaCAG GCCGATCTTCTATTACCGTGGGAATGAGCTGATGGCTGTGAGGCTTGGACAATACAAGGCACACTACTGGACCTGGAGCAACTCATGGGAAGAGTTTAAAAAC GGCATCAACTTCTGTCCAGGTCAAGAGGTCCAAGGTGTGACTACTCATGACCAGAAAGAGCACACACTGCAGCCAATCATTTTCCACCTGGGGCGGGATCCTGGGGAAAAGTTCCCCATCAG CTCTTCCTCTCACATTCTGCTCCGGCCTCATCTCCTCTTAGCCTCCTGCTCAAACTCCTTTCAGTTCTGA
- the trappc2l gene encoding trafficking protein particle complex subunit 2-like protein: protein MAVCIAVIAKENYPLYIRSVPTQNELKFHYTVHTSLDVVEEKISAVGKSLGDQRELYLGLLYPTEDYKVYGYVTNSKVKFVIVVDSSNTSLRDNEIRSMFRKLHNSFTDVMCNPFHNPGDTIQSKAFDGIVSGMMVQTG from the exons ATGGCGGTGTGTATTGCAGTGATCGCAAAAGAG AACTACCCGCTGTATATCCGCAGTGTGCCCACTCAAAATGAGCTGAAGTTTCACTACACAGTACACACCTCTCTGGATGTGGTGGAGGAGAAGATTTCCGCAGTGGGCAAATCTTTGGGAGACCAGAGAGAGCTGTACCTGGGGCTGCTCTATCCCACTGAAGATTACAAAGT ATATGGGTATGTTACCAACTCCAAGGTGAAATTTGTCATTGTTGTGGACTCATCAAATACATCATTACGGGACAATGAAATTAGAAGT atgttcagaaaattacacaaCTCCTTTACTGATGTAATGTGCAACCCATTCCACAATCCTGGGGACACCATTCAGTCCAA GGCCTTCGATGGCATCGTATCTGGAATGATGGTACAAACTGGCTGA
- the pabpn1l gene encoding embryonic polyadenylate-binding protein 2 codes for MAENLLEYGYLEGEVIGEHFAEDPELAAIKARVQELEMEEETDRLKEEEERCDAVDMQLLTSSSLPGPFYNMTPEERIDADNRSVYVGNVDYGATADELEIHFNGCGPVNRVTILCDRFSGHPKGFAYIEFSDRDSVLSAIGLHETLFRGRVLKVMPKRTNMPGISTTDRGGHRGGHTRGRGRGYRPPRYQNSSRGRFRYQSTRPQHQTPHPYYGGPPVGKRQWGHMDFQEQMPKRYPCLLLITPPSEELGAGSSGQHYPQQR; via the exons ATGGCGGAAAATCTACTGGAGTACGGCTACCTGGAGGGCGAGGTTATCGGGGAGCATTTCGCCGAGGACCCG GAGCTGGCGGCCATCAAGGCCAGAGTTCAGGAGCTGGAGATGgaagaagagacagacagactgaaggaggaggaggagaggtgtgATGCTGTAGACATGCAGCTTCTGACCAGCAGCTCTCTGCCTG GACCTTTCTACAATATGACTCCCGAGGAGAGGATAGACGCAGACAACAGATCAGTCTATGTAGGAAAT GTAGACTACGGAGCTACTGCCGATGAGTTGGAGATCCATTTCAACGGCTGTGGTCCTGTCAACCGGGTTACGATCCTGTGTGACAGGTTCTCCGGCCATCCCAAGGG CTTTGCTTACATTGAGTTCTCTGATAGAGACTCTGTGCTGAGTGCTATTGGTTTGCATGAGACCTTGTTCAGAGGAAGAGTCCTTAAG GTAATGCCCAAGAGGACCAACATGCCAGGCATCAGCACCACAGACAGGGGAGGACACCGAGGTGGCCACACCAGAGGCAGAGGCCGTGGTTACCGTCCACCTCGATACCAAAACAGCTCTCGAGGTAGGTTCCGGTACCAGTCGACGAGGCCACAACATCAAACACCGCACCCTTACTACGGAGGCCCCCCAGTGGGGAAGAGACAGTGGGGACACATGGACTTCCAAGAACAGATGCCTAAACGTTACCCATGTCTTCTTCTCATCACCCCACCGTCGGAGGAGTTGGGGGCAGGGTCGAGCGGACAGCACTACCCTCAACAGCGCTAG